In one Rutidosis leptorrhynchoides isolate AG116_Rl617_1_P2 chromosome 8, CSIRO_AGI_Rlap_v1, whole genome shotgun sequence genomic region, the following are encoded:
- the LOC139864922 gene encoding miraculin-like, translating to MKLNLLLLILISMLISFSYVTSSQPLQTTTSTPFDSDGHEVQPGLKYYIIPIQSNDSGGGLSLASRDGFCPPYVVQENTQLSKGLPLRFLPLDTKQNSITLSSDVNIVFMAATICVQSTVWKISTGAGGSGGGDDMVVGRLYYVRSGGVVGRPGVGTVSNWFKIEKVGDIGYKIVFCPSVCGSCKVVCGDVGVLEDSGKKWLAIDNQPFVFTFKKAY from the coding sequence ATGAAGTTAAATCTTCTACTTCTAATTCTCATATCAATGCTCATTTCCTTCTCTTATGTAACATCTTCCCAACCATTACAAACCACCACCTCAACCCCATTCGATTCTGATGGTCACGAGGTCCAACCGGGCTTAAAGTATTATATAATCCCAATCCAATCCAACGACAGTGGTGGTGGACTCTCTCTTGCATCAAGAGACGGTTTTTGTCCTCCATACGTCGTTCAAGAAAACACGCAACTCTCAAAAGGCCTCCCTCTTAGGTTCTTACCACTTGACACAAAACAAAACTCCATAACATTGTCAAGTGATGTCAATATCGTGTTTATGGCCGCTACAATTTGTGTCCAATCTACGGTATGGAAGATTAGTACCGGTGCTGGAggtagtggtggtggtgatgatatGGTGGTAGGACGACTGTATTATGTGAGGAGTGGTGGCGTGGTAGGGCGGCCAGGGGTGGGAACGGTGAGTAATTGGTTTAAGATTGAAAAGGTTGGGGACATTGGGTACAAAATTGTGTTTTGTCCTAGTGTTTGTGGTAGTTGTAAAGTTGTCTGCGGGGATGTTGGTGTTTTGGAGGATAGTGGAAAGAAATGGCTTGCTATTGATAACCAACCATTTGTTTTCACATTCAAAAAGGCTTATTAG